Proteins encoded together in one Rhinopithecus roxellana isolate Shanxi Qingling chromosome 3, ASM756505v1, whole genome shotgun sequence window:
- the LOC104680184 gene encoding glutathione S-transferase P: MPPYTVVYFPVRGRCAALRMLLADQGQSWKEEVVTVETWQEGSLKASCLYGQLPKFQDGDLTLYQSNTFLRHLGRTLGLYGKDQREAALVDMVNDGVEDLRCKYLSLIYTNYEAGKDDYVKALPGQLKPFETLLSQNQGGKTFIVGDQISFADYNLLDLLLIHEVLAPGCLDAFPLLSAYVARLSARPKLKAFLASPEHVNLPINGNGKQ, from the coding sequence atgccgcCCTACACCGTGGTCTACTTCCCAGTTCGAGGCCGCTGCGCGGCCCTGCGCATGCTGCTGGCAGACCAGGGCCAGAGCTGGAAGGAGGAGGTGGTAACAGTGGAGACCTGGCAAGAGGGCTCTCTCAAAGCCTCCTGCCTGTATGGGCAGCTCCCCAAGTTCCAGGACGGAGACCTCACCCTGTACCAGTCCAATACCTTCCTGCGTCACCTGGGCCGCACTCTTGGGCTCTATGGGAAGGACCAGCGGGAGGCAGCCCTGGTGGACATGGTGAATGATGGCGTGGAGGACCTCCGCTGCAAATACCTCTCCCTCATCTACACCAACTACGAGGCGGGCAAGGATGACTATGTGAAGGCATTGCCCGGGCAACTGAAGCCTTTTGAGACCCTGCTGTCCCAGAACCAGGGAGGCAAGACCTTCATTGTGGGAGACCAGATCTCCTTCGCTGACTACAACCTGCTGGACTTGCTGCTGATCCATGAGGTCCTGGCCCCCGGCTGCCTGGATGCGTTCCCCTTGCTCTCGGCCTATGTGGCGCGCCTCAGTGCCCGGCCCAAGCTCAAGGCTTTCCTGGCCTCCCCTGAGCATGTGAACCTCCCCATCAATGGCAACGGGAAACAGTGA